One window of Medicago truncatula cultivar Jemalong A17 chromosome 2, MtrunA17r5.0-ANR, whole genome shotgun sequence genomic DNA carries:
- the LOC11411425 gene encoding histone-lysine N-methyltransferase ATXR2, protein MEPPICCITSRCANEITTLLSPPSPHQLQEYYQKIFSSRHCNDITVKHDDQLGKGVYAVKDFKEDQLVLKDQMLVGNQHSFNKIDCFVCSFCFRFIGSIEIQIGRRLYLEELRANKSHDCDVGSSSKSSKNCHEMDSSDEEESTWKCSSGSSKTKVPLPEGVVELLMNGQFRLPYSEKFSLPQAVPCHGGCGEAYYCSMSCAEADWESSHSLLCTGESSDPRRKEALLKFVKHANETNDIFLLAAKVISSTILRYRKLKANYPAEKEKYDASCVSDHYNISLLMEAWRPISMGYKKRWWDCIALPDDIDSSDEASFRMQIKELAFESLQLLKEGIFVQECEPLFSLEIYGHIIGMFELNNLDLVVASPVEDYFLYINDMSDPDKEEAEKITQPILDALGEDYSTCCEGTAFFPLQSCLNHSCCPNAKAFKRDEDRDGQAIIIALRSISKGEEITISYVDEDLPFEERQASLADYGFRCRCPKCIEEEP, encoded by the exons ATGGAACCACCAATTTGTTGTATTACCTCGCGTTGTGCCAATGAAATTACCACACTTCTCTCTCCTCCCTCACCTCACCAACTTCAG GAATATTATCAAAAGATTTTCTCTTCAAGGCACTGCAATGACATCACTGTCAAACATGATGACCAACTTGGAAAAG gTGTGTATGCTGTAAAGGACTTCAAAGAGGATCAACTTGTTCTCAAGGACCAAATGCTTGTTGGGAATCAACACTCTTTCAACAag ATTGATTGTTTTGTCTGTAGCTTCTGCTTTCGTTTTATTGGTTCCATAGAAATTCAAATTGGTAGGAGGCTTTACTTGGAAGAATTAAGGGCCAACAAGAGTCATGATTGTGATGTAGGAAGCTCTTCAAAGTCTTCAAAAAACTGTCATGAAATGGATTCATCTGATGAAGAGGAGAGTACTTGGAAATGTAGTTCTGGAAGTTCCAAAACTAAAGTTCCTTTACCCGAAGGTGTTGTGGAATTGTTGATGAATGGCCAATTCAGATTGCCTTACTCTGAGAAGTTCTCTTTGCCTCAAGCTGTTCCATGCCATGGTGGATGTGGAGAAGCTTACTACTGCAG CATGTCATGTGCAGAGGCTGATTGGGAGTCCTCCCATTCTTTACTCTGTACTGGTGAGAGTTCTGATCCAAGACGTAAGGAGGCACTCCTTAAATTCGTGAAACATGCTAATG AAACAAATGATATATTCCTCCTTGCTGCAAAG GTCATTTCTTCTACCATATTAAGGTACCGCAAGTTAAAAGCAAATTATCCTgcagagaaagagaaatatgaTGCATCCTGTGTTTCAGACCACTATAATATATCTCTTCTTATGGAAGCTTGGAGACCTATATCAATGGGATACAAAAAAAG GTGGTGGGACTGCATTGCACTACCAGATGATATTGATTCTTCCGATGAAGCATCATTCAGGATGCAAATTAAAGAGTTGGCATTTGAG TCTCTCCAACTTCTTAAGGAAGGAATATTTGTCCAGGAATGTGAGCCAT TATTCTCTCTTGAAATCTATGGACATATCATTGGCATGTTTGAGCTGAATAATCT TGATTTGGTTGTTGCTTCTCCTGTGGAGGATTACTTTTTATACATCAATGATATGTCGGATCCTGATAAG GAAGAAGCTGAGAAAATTACACAACCAATTCTAGATGCTCTAGGCGAAGACTACTCTACTTGTTGCGAAG GAACTGCATTTTTTCCTTTGCAAAGCTGTTTGAACCATTCATGTTGTCCTAATGCTAAAGCTTTCAAAAGAGACGAG GATAGAGATGGCCAAGCAATAATAATTGCACTGAGGTCCATCAGTAAAGGAGAAGAG ATAACCATTTCATATGTTGATGAGGACCTTCCATTTGAAGAGAGACAAGCATCCCTTGCAGACTATGGTTTCAGATGTAGATGTCCAAAGTGCATTGAAGAAGAGCCATAA